One genomic segment of Nostoc sp. KVJ3 includes these proteins:
- a CDS encoding tyrosine-type recombinase/integrase yields the protein MRLPPPTRLPNKHYRSREYLTPSEVRSLLDAALERKARYSHRDYTLMLMMFRHGLRVGEAVGAKCGLRWDALMWAERQIFITREKGSDSGVHPLRDDEITLLKELREMLPDSKYIFVSERGEVMSTDAVRKLLGRLAAQAGLDIKVHCHMMRHACGYYLVNQGYNTREIQDFLGHRDIKHTEKYTKLNARRFLNFDWGDL from the coding sequence ATGAGGCTGCCACCCCCAACTCGTCTACCTAACAAGCATTATAGGTCTAGAGAATACCTTACACCAAGCGAGGTGCGATCTCTCCTCGATGCCGCACTTGAGCGCAAAGCTCGTTATTCTCACCGTGATTATACACTGATGCTGATGATGTTTCGCCACGGTCTGAGGGTAGGGGAAGCTGTAGGGGCTAAGTGCGGTTTAAGATGGGATGCACTTATGTGGGCCGAACGTCAGATTTTCATCACCAGGGAAAAGGGCAGCGATTCAGGGGTGCATCCCTTGAGAGACGATGAAATAACTTTGCTCAAAGAACTCAGAGAGATGTTGCCCGATAGCAAATATATTTTCGTTTCCGAGCGTGGTGAGGTGATGTCCACTGATGCGGTGCGAAAGCTGCTTGGGCGACTGGCGGCACAGGCTGGGCTTGATATCAAAGTTCACTGTCACATGATGCGCCATGCTTGCGGTTACTATCTGGTGAATCAAGGTTATAACACTAGAGAGATTCAAGATTTTTTGGGACACCGCGATATCAAACACACTGAAAAATATACAAAGTTAAATGCTCGACGCTTCCTGAATTTTGATTGGGGTGATTTGTAA
- a CDS encoding PIN domain-containing protein yields MDKRLQTSQVFIDTEVFINANFQFSSGRLSKLYTFNVNGKITLHLTDITIREIKANLKKQIEEVTESVNKFKIKAKILRGVPSFEPIFNYDRDLVLKHYEAELRDFTESKQLSLFSEINYIVNIIPTKNVAVEIIFDKYFNQQPPFGEAKKKSEFPDAFTISALEKWCCDNNKNMYVISNDSDMKAACDASNYLISIATLDELFDLINAEDKYISSIAHQWFTEYREEIKNEITDKFEELELFDLVDVDGEIEKITVNNINLLQENLVEIQDEILHFTVIAEISFSADVSYPDPDMTAYDKEDDKYYIFDYTEEVFKLNKKISVEIEMSFSRDEPHEPEIVSVNLETEDGIKIKVHDGYLYYK; encoded by the coding sequence ATGGATAAAAGATTACAAACATCCCAGGTTTTTATAGATACAGAAGTATTTATTAATGCAAATTTTCAATTTTCATCAGGACGTTTATCAAAACTGTATACGTTTAACGTGAATGGGAAGATTACACTCCATTTAACAGACATTACTATCCGCGAAATAAAAGCCAACTTAAAAAAACAAATCGAAGAAGTTACAGAATCAGTCAATAAATTTAAGATTAAAGCTAAAATTCTCAGAGGAGTACCATCTTTTGAACCCATTTTTAATTATGATAGAGATTTAGTGCTGAAACATTACGAAGCAGAGTTAAGAGATTTTACAGAATCAAAACAACTTTCTCTATTTTCAGAAATTAATTATATTGTTAACATAATCCCTACTAAGAATGTAGCCGTAGAAATAATTTTTGATAAATATTTTAATCAACAACCACCATTCGGAGAAGCGAAGAAAAAATCTGAGTTTCCAGATGCGTTTACAATCTCAGCATTGGAGAAATGGTGTTGTGATAATAATAAAAATATGTACGTTATTAGCAATGACAGCGATATGAAAGCAGCTTGCGATGCAAGTAATTATCTAATTTCAATTGCGACTTTAGATGAATTATTTGACTTGATTAATGCCGAAGATAAGTACATATCTTCAATTGCACACCAATGGTTTACAGAATATAGAGAAGAAATAAAAAATGAGATAACTGATAAGTTTGAAGAACTAGAGCTATTTGATTTAGTAGATGTAGATGGTGAGATTGAAAAGATTACTGTAAACAATATTAATCTCCTCCAGGAGAATTTAGTAGAAATTCAAGATGAGATTTTACATTTTACAGTTATAGCAGAAATTTCCTTTTCTGCTGATGTAAGTTATCCTGATCCAGATATGACTGCTTATGATAAAGAAGATGATAAATATTATATATTTGACTATACCGAAGAAGTTTTCAAACTAAACAAAAAAATCTCAGTAGAGATTGAGATGTCTTTCAGCAGAGATGAACCTCACGAACCAGAAATAGTATCTGTTAATCTTGAAACTGAAGATGGAATAAAAATTAAAGTACATGATGGATACTTGTATTATAAATAA
- a CDS encoding pentapeptide repeat-containing protein encodes MSITQCKRPKTLISRERIQPINQDLSISTTQRLLQPASQRWLIKPAYDCYDITTCRYNLCSEATTPYRSKSMEITAEELRRRCAAGEKDFGGIIVREGEILDGINLRGVNLRGASFHSVSLVGADLSHALLSGAYLSEAVLDGADLHGADLHGTGFWKASLRNCNLCRAQLNGADLGVTNCRGANLSEADLRGARMDNTRLKGANLSHADLRGAEDVYLEGAILHKTIMPDGSIQSS; translated from the coding sequence TTGTCAATAACACAATGTAAGCGACCGAAAACCCTAATCTCTCGTGAGCGAATCCAGCCGATTAACCAAGACTTATCAATCAGCACGACACAACGACTGCTACAACCCGCATCCCAGCGTTGGCTGATAAAACCTGCTTATGATTGCTACGATATTACCACTTGTAGGTATAATCTCTGCTCTGAAGCAACTACACCCTATAGGAGCAAAAGTATGGAGATAACTGCTGAGGAGTTGCGTAGAAGATGTGCTGCTGGGGAAAAGGATTTCGGAGGTATTATAGTTCGAGAAGGCGAAATTCTTGATGGTATTAACCTCAGGGGTGTGAATTTGAGAGGAGCCAGTTTCCATTCCGTCTCCTTGGTTGGAGCTGACTTGAGCCATGCCTTATTGAGTGGAGCGTACCTCTCCGAAGCTGTTTTGGACGGAGCCGATTTGCATGGAGCCGATTTGCATGGAACTGGTTTCTGGAAGGCTAGTCTTCGCAATTGCAATCTCTGCCGTGCCCAGTTGAATGGAGCTGACTTGGGAGTTACTAATTGTCGTGGTGCTAACCTGAGTGAGGCTGACCTGCGAGGAGCTAGGATGGATAATACTAGGTTGAAAGGTGCTAACCTGAGTCATGCCGATCTCAGAGGTGCTGAGGATGTTTACCTTGAAGGGGCCATTCTCCACAAAACCATCATGCCAGATGGAAGTATCCAGAGTAGTTGA
- a CDS encoding DEAD/DEAH box helicase, translating into MKLRDYQEICKAKIEANWRKGSHKQLAVMPTGAGKTVLFAALASEFTRKNQGVLVVAHREELIIQAAEKLAAATGIIPGIIKAGYKPNVDAPIQVGSIQTLARRKKYPEANLIIIDEAHHAASNSYRQLIAQYPDAQILGVTATPQRIDGYGFEDLFEKLVVGATTGQLIAEGHLCKFKMIGGFAKLGLFTPKGRDFTIKELERAATKIKAEDVVKCWQDYCFGKKTVVFAVNVSHSQAIAKQFQMFGIAAEHLDGETPTGERKAILERFRTGSTQIISNCGILTEGFDCPDIDVVQCARPTTSISLWLQMLGRALRPSPGKEYAILVDQTDNWYRLGTPDQHRHWSLKPESVDKNSPGVRNCGYCHHVFKPMSALITSKVVWNPRSETFETLLTTPCPNCSKPVTWQLISSSDITPNQENKEEFDLEVEYREIPSECRFEILEQIVKIRKLGSRFKNLPNREKKFIHSLTELIHQQSDIQLAEIRVALDILEIGFSPTEILAHALLVPLCQSATNNNWYRIERLMKGRTEDIKKLIWDMLPKHYQKKIHQLKKDIAEKPTPSAILSQVTFKVGDPVAAAATNDLKYLWHGVVEEVSDDGSEVFVFWQSSQGTATSSYEIHEASYLRRLFI; encoded by the coding sequence ATGAAGCTGCGAGACTATCAGGAGATTTGTAAAGCGAAAATTGAAGCCAACTGGCGCAAAGGTAGTCACAAGCAATTAGCTGTGATGCCAACAGGCGCAGGCAAGACAGTTTTATTTGCTGCACTGGCTAGCGAATTCACTCGTAAAAACCAAGGAGTGTTAGTCGTAGCCCACCGAGAAGAACTAATTATCCAAGCTGCTGAGAAGCTGGCAGCAGCAACCGGCATTATTCCAGGAATCATCAAAGCTGGATATAAACCGAATGTTGATGCACCAATTCAAGTTGGCAGTATTCAAACTTTGGCACGTCGGAAAAAATATCCCGAAGCTAATTTAATCATCATTGATGAAGCACACCACGCGGCATCAAACAGCTATCGTCAATTGATTGCTCAGTATCCAGATGCCCAAATTTTAGGAGTGACCGCAACCCCCCAAAGAATTGATGGTTATGGCTTTGAAGACTTGTTTGAAAAACTGGTTGTTGGTGCTACAACTGGGCAGTTGATAGCTGAGGGACACTTGTGTAAATTCAAAATGATTGGGGGTTTTGCCAAACTGGGATTGTTCACCCCAAAGGGTAGAGATTTTACAATCAAAGAATTAGAACGGGCTGCAACCAAGATAAAAGCTGAAGATGTAGTGAAGTGCTGGCAAGATTATTGTTTTGGGAAAAAAACCGTTGTCTTTGCAGTTAACGTGTCTCATAGTCAGGCGATAGCCAAACAGTTTCAAATGTTCGGCATAGCTGCGGAGCATCTCGATGGGGAAACACCCACGGGTGAACGTAAAGCGATTTTAGAAAGATTTAGAACAGGTTCAACGCAGATCATAAGCAACTGTGGGATATTAACCGAGGGCTTTGATTGCCCAGACATTGATGTGGTGCAATGTGCTAGACCTACAACTTCAATTAGCTTGTGGCTACAAATGCTTGGGCGTGCGCTGCGACCATCGCCAGGTAAGGAGTATGCGATTTTAGTTGACCAGACTGACAATTGGTATAGGCTGGGTACACCTGACCAACATCGGCATTGGAGCCTCAAGCCAGAATCAGTAGATAAGAATTCGCCAGGAGTACGCAATTGTGGGTACTGCCATCACGTTTTCAAGCCGATGTCGGCCTTAATCACTAGCAAAGTGGTCTGGAATCCTCGGAGCGAAACTTTTGAAACCCTCTTAACTACACCGTGCCCCAATTGCAGTAAACCTGTAACTTGGCAACTAATTTCTAGCAGTGATATTACCCCAAATCAGGAGAATAAAGAGGAATTTGATCTAGAGGTGGAGTACCGGGAAATTCCTTCAGAATGTCGGTTCGAGATCCTTGAGCAGATAGTGAAAATTCGCAAATTAGGCAGTAGATTCAAGAATCTGCCAAACCGGGAAAAAAAGTTTATCCATTCGTTAACTGAACTGATCCATCAACAATCCGATATTCAGCTAGCAGAAATTAGAGTAGCACTAGATATTCTAGAAATTGGTTTTTCACCGACAGAAATTTTGGCTCATGCGCTTTTAGTTCCCTTATGCCAATCAGCGACAAATAACAATTGGTATCGGATTGAGAGGCTGATGAAGGGTAGGACGGAAGATATTAAAAAGCTGATCTGGGATATGTTACCTAAGCACTACCAGAAGAAAATACACCAGCTAAAAAAGGATATTGCTGAAAAACCAACGCCATCAGCGATCTTATCCCAGGTAACTTTCAAAGTAGGTGATCCGGTAGCCGCCGCCGCGACTAACGATTTGAAATACTTGTGGCACGGTGTAGTCGAGGAGGTTTCGGACGACGGCTCAGAGGTGTTTGTTTTTTGGCAGTCAAGCCAAGGAACAGCCACAAGTTCTTATGAGATACATGAGGCATCTTACTTGCGTCGGCTTTTTATCTAG
- a CDS encoding type II toxin-antitoxin system PemK/MazF family toxin has protein sequence MERFTGHITKGDVIVILFPFTDGSDAKPRPVLVIAEETSNLIVCAITHNSGRDGEIKLDNEDFQEGKLSVVSFVRPNMLLTISKATVKRKVGSVKYSKLQEVITELISIINRPASKALPASKALERPK, from the coding sequence TTGGAAAGATTTACTGGACACATAACTAAGGGAGATGTCATCGTAATACTTTTCCCTTTCACAGACGGGTCTGATGCTAAACCCAGACCCGTTTTAGTAATCGCAGAAGAAACAAGCAATCTCATTGTCTGTGCAATAACACATAACTCAGGAAGAGATGGAGAGATAAAGTTAGATAACGAAGACTTTCAAGAAGGTAAGCTAAGTGTTGTATCTTTTGTACGACCTAATATGCTACTTACCATTAGCAAAGCTACTGTTAAACGGAAAGTTGGATCAGTTAAGTATTCAAAGTTACAAGAAGTAATTACAGAATTAATAAGTATTATAAACAGACCTGCAAGTAAAGCTTTACCAGCTTCAAAAGCTTTAGAAAGACCAAAGTAA